The Candidatus Cloacimonadota bacterium genome segment AGTTCAACATCTACTGGTTTCTTCAGAAAATCATACGCTCCAGCTCGAATAGCCTGCAGGGCAAATTCCAGATTGGCATGACCTGTGATTAACACAATATCCGTGAAAAGACCTTCCGGTTTTGCTTTTATTTTTTCTATCAGCTCGATTCCGGTCATACCCGGCATTCTGATATCTGAGATCAGAAGCGGAAAAGGTTCTTTCTCGTAAATCTTGAGTGCTTCCTGAGCATTATCTGCCACCAGCACTTGATGGTTCAGATTGAATGTGAGAAAATTTGCGATTGATTTTCGCACCATTGGTTCATCATCGATTACCAGGATTCTCATTATTTTACCTCTTTGGCGGCAGGAAATTCGAGCTGGAAAGTAGCACCACCCAGTTTGTTGTTTTCAGCAGAAATATTTCCCTGATATTTATCTATATAATTTTTTACAATTGCCAGCCCAAGTCCCATTCCTTTGCCGGGTTTTTTGGTAGAAAAGAAAGGATCATATAATTTGCCGCCGATATCCGGTGGTAAACCTGCCCCGTTATCTGAAACTGTTATTAAAACAGTATCGGTCTGGCTGCGGGAAGAAATCCTGATAAATTTTTCCATTTTATCAGTTTCATCCAAAGCATGCATGGCATTTACAACAATATTGATGATGATCTGTTCGAAATGTATTTTTTCCAGAGAAATCTGCGGCAGATCTTCTGCCAGTTCCAATTCCAGGAAAATCCCATGAGAATACAGTTGCCTTTCGATAAGACTGAGACCGGATTTGATCGCGGAATTTACATCTATTGCCTCCATTTGATGGGAAGTGGGCATATTCCAGAAAGATCGCATATGCTGAATTATTTCATTGATATGATTCACCGCTTTGGAAATATCTCGTAATCCATCCAGAAAACCTTCCGGCAAAACATTATTATTGTTTTTGTTCCAATATAAAATGCTTTCAGCGCTTACTTTGATGGCGCATAAAGGTTGATTGATTTCATGTGTTATTCCGGCAGTCATCACACCTATAGAAGCAAGTTTGGAAACTTTTTCCGCCATTTGCTGAGCTTTTAATGTGTTAGTTTCTATTTCATAATTTGCCTGCAATTTTGCCAGTCGATCTGCCATTCTATTTGTATATATTTTTTTATCCAGATTCACGTATTTTTTCAGATAATCAAGAGCTTTGCCCAGATCATCTCTCGATTCGTGAACTTCATGCAAAGCTTTATAAATGTGGATCAGATATTCTCTGTTTTGATGTTCCAGGGCTTGCTGCTCTGCTATTTCCAGATATTTCACAGCTTTTGAAAAATCCTGATTCCTCTGATAGGCAGTTCCCAGATAATAGCTGGTAATCATGGGAGTATCATCTTTTCTTTGTTGGGAAAGTTGCAGTGTCTGATGAAGAATTTCAATTGCTTTATCGTATTTTTTTTGGTTCAGATAGATCTCTCCCAGATTTATATGAGCAAAAATGTGTGTTCTGGCTCGATCGGGATGAGATTTTTCCCGGCGAGAGAATTCTAAAGCTATCTTGCCATATTCCAAGGCTTTATCATATTGCTTCAAATGATTATGCGCATGACATAAATTATTGAAGGTTCTGGCAGAGCTTGGATTATGTTCCAAGGAAAGCTGAAATTGTCCTAAAGCTTTTTCATAATTATTCATTTTTATATAAATATTTCCAATGTTATTATAACCTTCGGCAATAGTGATATCATTTTTCATTTCCTGATGTAATTGCAGCGCTTTCAATTGATATTCCAAAGCTTCATCGTAATTGTTCAAATAGGAATTCATCAATCCAATCAGATAATTGGCAGAAGCTTCATATTTCTTATCGTTTGTTGTTTTGGAAAGATCTAATAATATTTCTGCATACTTTTTGGCTTCTGAAAATTCGGATTGCTGCCACAATGTCTCTGCCAGCA includes the following:
- a CDS encoding tetratricopeptide repeat protein; the protein is MKNVEELKKQLNRKLDQQKRLKTLEMLAETLWQQSEFSEAKKYAEILLDLSKTTNDKKYEASANYLIGLMNSYLNNYDEALEYQLKALQLHQEMKNDITIAEGYNNIGNIYIKMNNYEKALGQFQLSLEHNPSSARTFNNLCHAHNHLKQYDKALEYGKIALEFSRREKSHPDRARTHIFAHINLGEIYLNQKKYDKAIEILHQTLQLSQQRKDDTPMITSYYLGTAYQRNQDFSKAVKYLEIAEQQALEHQNREYLIHIYKALHEVHESRDDLGKALDYLKKYVNLDKKIYTNRMADRLAKLQANYEIETNTLKAQQMAEKVSKLASIGVMTAGITHEINQPLCAIKVSAESILYWNKNNNNVLPEGFLDGLRDISKAVNHINEIIQHMRSFWNMPTSHQMEAIDVNSAIKSGLSLIERQLYSHGIFLELELAEDLPQISLEKIHFEQIIINIVVNAMHALDETDKMEKFIRISSRSQTDTVLITVSDNGAGLPPDIGGKLYDPFFSTKKPGKGMGLGLAIVKNYIDKYQGNISAENNKLGGATFQLEFPAAKEVK